The genomic region ACCGTGTGCGATATCCTTGGGGCCCGGTGTCGCGCGCTGCTGGTCCCCTTTGCCAGCGGCGGAGAGACCGAACAGACGGCAAGGGCCGAGCGGCTGGCGGCGTTGGGGCGGGTTGCCGTGCTGCCTGAGGCAAATCTGGACGGTCCAGGCATGGCCCGGGCCATTGCCGCAGCCCTTGCCTTGCCAGACCCCGACCGTGGCCCCCTGTTGCGTGTCGACGGGGCACCGCGGACAGCGGAAATCCTGTTGACCCTCGCCCAAAAAAGGGCTGCTGGTCAGACGGTGATCACCTGAAAATCGCGGCCGCAGAACGCACCGGGGAAGTCCGCCTGAGCAAGCTGTTCGATGGACCCAAGCTCGGCATCCGTGCGGGTGATCGAGTGGTGGACGAAACCAACGCGCTTGGCGCCCGCCGCCTTGGCCAACCGAAGCCCTTGTTGCCAGGTTGAATGCCCAAAGCCACGGAAGACCTCCATCTCGGAGTCTTCGAAGGTCGCGTCATACAGGAACAGATCGGCATCGCGGATCAAGTCGATCACTGCGGGGTCAAGCTGCCCATCGACATGTTCGGTATCGGTGATGATCGCGATGACGCGGCCGCCGAATTCGATCCGATAGCCGATGGCATTGCCTGGATGGTTCAGCATGCCGGTTCGCACCGTCACGCCCTCATGCGGGGAAAGGATGTCGCCGGCATGAAAATCGTGGAAGTCGATGTTGGCGCAGCACATGTCCGGTCCAATCGGAAAGAACGGCTGGCGCATGAAATTCGACAGCATTTCGCGCGTGGTCATCGCGTCGGGCATATGGCCGGAGAAGACCCGAAGCCTTGACGCAGGATCGTAGAGCGGCAGGAAGAACGGCAATCCCATGATGTGGTCATAATGCCAGTGCGAGAAGAACAGGGTGAAGTCTGTCGTGCCTGCTGCCTTCAGCGCGGTGCTGGCTTGGTAGAGCCCCGACCCGGCGTCAAACAGGATCACGTTCGGTCCGCAGCGCACTTCGAAACAGGTGGTATTGCCGCCGAACACCTGAAAGTCCGGACCAGAAACGGGCAAGCTGCCGCGGCACCCCCAGAGCTTGATCTCGAAACGGGGCGGCACCATCGTCAGTATCCGCCCGAAGCGTCCGAACGCCGGTCAGGGAAAGCTGCATGCCGCGATGGGGCATCAACATGACAGGTCAAGACTTTCCGGCGCGTGGTCAATTGCGGGTCCTTCGTTCCAGATCGCTGCGGCACCGCTTGGCCAGAGCGACCCTGACCGAAGGCAGGATCTGGACGGCGCCGGAGGCAGAAATCGGTCAACATGACCGTCTCGGCCCTGATCATGTGCGGGTTTCCGCAGCATTGTCCAGCCGCAAACAGGATTCAGAGTGGTGCAACAATCGGACGCAGTCAGTGCTTGGCCCGACTGCGCGCCTCGGACAATTCCGCGGTCGTGCGGCTAAGACGATCAGCGAGGACGCGGACAACCTCGATCGTCATTTCGGGGAAATCGACCAGCAGCTTGAAGAAGTTTTCTTTGCAGATCCGCAACGCCTCGACCTGGGTGGTGGCCTTTACAGTCGCGGTTCGGGCGACATCGCAGAGAATTGCAATTTCGCCGACGAAGGAGTTGCTTTCGACTTCGGCGACCTTGATCGGGCCGGTCGGGCCGTCCACCAGGATGTCAGCCTCGCCAGAAAGAATGACGTAGGCAGCGTCGCCATGGTCGCCCTGACGAAACAGGATCTCCCCCGCCCGGTAGGTCACCCGTTCGGACGTGAAGGCAAGCAGCTTCAGCTTGGCGGGCGACACGCCTGCGAACAGGGGCACCTGCTTCAGCATTTTCACTTCGTCATTCAGCAGCATCGTCATGCATTCCTCCGCGCATGTCGGACGATCTTCTTTCCGTGATTATGCCGTGATCAGTTCCTTGAAGATACCGTTCTTTTGGACAAGGTCGGCGTGTGTTCCGTCCTCGACCAGCATTCCGCGGTCGAAAACGACGATTCGATCGAAGAACCTGGCTGCTGCAGGCTGTGACAGGACCCAGAGGATTGCTGGATCGCGTCCCTTGGCAGTAAGCAATGCCAACGCCTGTTGCGCGATTGCCTGCTGCGACCGTGAGTCGAGCGCAGACAGCGGACGGTTGAAGATGTAGTAGTCTGATCGGCGCAACAGGGCCCGCGCCATGCTGAGCTTTTGGCGCTGCACCGAAGTCAGCCGTTTGCCGCCCGCGCCAAGATGGAAATCCAACCCGATGATAAGCGCCGTGTCATAGAGCCCCAGCGGCTTCAACAGGCGTTCGACGGCGGCATAGATACGATCGCTGCCGTCACGATACTTCTGGCTGATCCGCCCGAAAAGCAGATTGTCGAGCAGACTGGACGAGGCGATGAACCGGGCCGGGTCGTAGACATTGAAGCCCTCGCGCAGGTCTGTCGGAAGCCCGGCATGGAACCGCTGGCGGAAGTCAACGACCTCGGACATCAGGTCTTCCGACATCAGGCCAAAGCGATAGCGGGGTTCGATATAATCGAAGCTAAGGAGGATGATGCGGTCGCGCTCGGCCTCCGTGACGGCGACGCTGCCTGCGTCGATCTTCTGCAGCAGCGCCTGATAGGCCGGGATTTCGTCCGCGCGCATGAAGCTGAGCTGTTGAAAGAACGGGTGGTCTGGCGGCAGGTCGGCGAAAAGTTCGATGGCATTGCGGGCGATTTCCACCCCCATGTCGAAAAGCCGCCGCCCCAGACCAACACTTTTCAGGACCGAGCGGAAGTACGGGTTGTTGCCGATCCGGTCGGTGGTCAGGTCAGGATGGCTGGCGGTACCGAAAAGCATGTTCTCGATCACGGTCGCCTCGACGTTGTAGGCTCCGGGTTCGAAGGGGACGATCAGGCCGGCAAGGTCTTCGCGGGCCAGTTCTTCGCGGAGCACCTGGCGCATCGCCACGACCTTTTCGGCGAAGTCCGGATGGCGATCCAGCTGCACGGTGGATCGCAGCGCAAAGTTGAGCACGTCCCGGCTGAGGATGACGGCATCGAGCACCTTTATGAGTTCCGCCATCAGATCTTCTTCTGACGTCAGCCCGAGGCCGGGATAATCAATCCAGCCGAAGGAAAGGTCGAAATCCGGGTTGCCGGCAAGCTCTGCCTCGCTGCGCTCCCACTCCCGATGTGCTTGTTCCGAGGCGGATGGGGGCACAGGGGGCGCCGAGATCGGGGCGTTCTTCAGGGCATAAAGCAGGTTGTCGAGCACCGTTCCGTAGAAGAAATAGCCATCCGGGCCGACATAGGTAATCGCGCGGCCCGCGATGGATTCAGGCAATGTCAGCAGGTCGACATCGCCCGCCGTCGCCCGCCCGGAACTTGGCCAGACGCTGCGCGTCAGAACTTCGGCCAGGACGTCGCCACCTGCGCCAGAATTGCCGACCACCGCAACCTTTTCGCCCGGGTGCAGGGCAAAGTTGACCCGCTCCAAGGACATGGCACCGCTTTCGTCGATCACGCTGAGGTCAGAGGTCGCCAGCGGAGGCCGAAGTTTGCCTTCGGCAGGTTCGGACGAAATCTGATGACGTGAAGGGTCGATCAGGTCGTCGATCAGGAACTGCTGGGTCACGGTCTGGTACTTGACGATGACGTCCTGACGGTTCTGGTCCCAGTCAATCAGCTCTTTTAACGGTCCGGGAAGATCCTTGTAGGCACCGATCACCGCGACCAACTGGCCGATATCCAGCCGACCGTTCAGGGCCAGATAGCCGCCAACTGCGTAGAACAGGAAGGGCGTGACCGAGGCGAGGAAGTTGTTGATGAACTTGACCAGAAACTTCCACTGGTAGATGTCGAAGCGGATCTTGAAGATCCGGCCAAGCCGGGCCGAAATGTCGGCGCGTTCATAGTTTGTCGTGTCATAGGCGTGGATCGTGCCGATGCCATCGAAGATCTCGCTGACCCGACCGGCAAGTTCCCGGGCTGTAAGCTGGCGTTCGCGGCCAAGCACCAGCAGGCGGCGGCGCATCCGCGGGATGATGAACACCTGCACCATGACAAGGGAAAGCGTGATCAGGCCAAGCGGCACGCTTTGCACGAAGATGAAGGCCAGCGCGGTCAGCGCCTGCCCACCCAGCAGGGCCGGGGATACAAAGGCATCTCCGGTAAAGCCGCCGATCGGCTCTACCTCGTCCTTGACCATGGTGGACACTTCGGCCGCCTTCATCCGCTTGAATGCGGTGGGGGGAAAGCGAAGGATGTGGTCGACAAGGGTATAGCGAAGCCGCCGCAAAAGCCGTTCGCCCAGTCTGCCCTTGTAGGTGTTGATATAAAACTTGAACCAGCCATTCACGATGACCAGAAGCAGGAACACAAAGCTGAGTGCGAAAAGCGTTTCGAGACGGTCAAGCTGGACGCCGGGAAACAACGTCACCTCGCCCAGCCAAGGCAGGTCAAAAACAAGCCGCATGAAAAGCTGGGTGTCGTCGGGGCTGGCGAACCCCTCGCCCTGAATCGGGCCGTTGACGATCTCCTTGGGGAGATTGAACGACATGTAATAGGGGATCATCGAGAGTGCGACAATCGACAGGATCCAGAACTGCTGTACCCGCGTATGCTTCCAGATATAGCGGGTCAGGTTTTCATCCATGATCGGTCGTCGACTTTCCTGACAGGCGAAGGTGGGGCAAACGGTGCACGCTAAGGGAGGACCTCGCATAGCGGGGATCGAGGATGTCGAAGCGGCATTTTGCGAGAGTTTCGCGCAGTCAAACCTGATCGTTGGTTGTTTTCAAGCGGTTTTCGCCGCGCTGTCGGACCATGGCCTTCATGCGCACTGCGGCCTCGGCATAGCCACCTGAGGCACCATCGATGAAGTGCATGTGGTCCCGACTGAGTGCGGAGGGAACAATGCAGGTCACAAGGGCCGAGTCCTGCCGGTGGAGCCCGTAATCACACAGATTGCGCGCGGCGGCATCCGCCAGCATCGCCTCGATCCGCGACAGGTCAGCTGCGTCGACATCGACGGTCATCTTCAACCCGTCATCGAACTTGCGGAAATCC from Tabrizicola piscis harbors:
- a CDS encoding MBL fold metallo-hydrolase, which translates into the protein MVPPRFEIKLWGCRGSLPVSGPDFQVFGGNTTCFEVRCGPNVILFDAGSGLYQASTALKAAGTTDFTLFFSHWHYDHIMGLPFFLPLYDPASRLRVFSGHMPDAMTTREMLSNFMRQPFFPIGPDMCCANIDFHDFHAGDILSPHEGVTVRTGMLNHPGNAIGYRIEFGGRVIAIITDTEHVDGQLDPAVIDLIRDADLFLYDATFEDSEMEVFRGFGHSTWQQGLRLAKAAGAKRVGFVHHSITRTDAELGSIEQLAQADFPGAFCGRDFQVITV
- a CDS encoding cyclic nucleotide-binding domain-containing protein, translated to MTMLLNDEVKMLKQVPLFAGVSPAKLKLLAFTSERVTYRAGEILFRQGDHGDAAYVILSGEADILVDGPTGPIKVAEVESNSFVGEIAILCDVARTATVKATTQVEALRICKENFFKLLVDFPEMTIEVVRVLADRLSRTTAELSEARSRAKH
- a CDS encoding ABC transporter ATP-binding protein, with translation MDENLTRYIWKHTRVQQFWILSIVALSMIPYYMSFNLPKEIVNGPIQGEGFASPDDTQLFMRLVFDLPWLGEVTLFPGVQLDRLETLFALSFVFLLLVIVNGWFKFYINTYKGRLGERLLRRLRYTLVDHILRFPPTAFKRMKAAEVSTMVKDEVEPIGGFTGDAFVSPALLGGQALTALAFIFVQSVPLGLITLSLVMVQVFIIPRMRRRLLVLGRERQLTARELAGRVSEIFDGIGTIHAYDTTNYERADISARLGRIFKIRFDIYQWKFLVKFINNFLASVTPFLFYAVGGYLALNGRLDIGQLVAVIGAYKDLPGPLKELIDWDQNRQDVIVKYQTVTQQFLIDDLIDPSRHQISSEPAEGKLRPPLATSDLSVIDESGAMSLERVNFALHPGEKVAVVGNSGAGGDVLAEVLTRSVWPSSGRATAGDVDLLTLPESIAGRAITYVGPDGYFFYGTVLDNLLYALKNAPISAPPVPPSASEQAHREWERSEAELAGNPDFDLSFGWIDYPGLGLTSEEDLMAELIKVLDAVILSRDVLNFALRSTVQLDRHPDFAEKVVAMRQVLREELAREDLAGLIVPFEPGAYNVEATVIENMLFGTASHPDLTTDRIGNNPYFRSVLKSVGLGRRLFDMGVEIARNAIELFADLPPDHPFFQQLSFMRADEIPAYQALLQKIDAGSVAVTEAERDRIILLSFDYIEPRYRFGLMSEDLMSEVVDFRQRFHAGLPTDLREGFNVYDPARFIASSSLLDNLLFGRISQKYRDGSDRIYAAVERLLKPLGLYDTALIIGLDFHLGAGGKRLTSVQRQKLSMARALLRRSDYYIFNRPLSALDSRSQQAIAQQALALLTAKGRDPAILWVLSQPAAARFFDRIVVFDRGMLVEDGTHADLVQKNGIFKELITA